The nucleotide sequence CCCTGTGACCCGCAAGATGGCGCTGTCCAGGGCCGCGGCCCGAGGGGGGCTCTGGCGGCTCAGCCCTGCCGCCCTGAGCCCCCCTCGGGGGCGGATGGAGCCTCAACTCCTTCTGGGCTTGTCCAGGTGAGCGGGGGCCCCCGCGGGGGAGCCATGTTGCTTGGCAACCCCCGCTCAGGGGGAGCCACTTCCGACGCAGCCCTGACCCCCCTCACACACCGAATGCAGTCCCAACCCATCCCAATACCAACGCAGCCCCCGCTAAATACGGACCACACAGTCTCACGGTGCTGGCCGTGTACCCCACCCCGCTTCGTTCCGCAGCCCTCGGTGCCCCCCCCCCACGTTATTGCACAACATTTCCCTTACCGTGGTACTGTTCCCTATCCCAGTGCCACGCATGTCCGCCCTCCCCAATCCCCCTCCCCGAGCCCTGCAGTGCCCGGCATGAGAATTCTGGAATCAGAGAACCGCGGCTCCTCAATCCCCCCGGCCTCTGATTCCTAGCTCCACCTCTCCGGGGCGTTGGGAGCCTCAAACGCGGCCAGGGCTGACGCGCAGGTGGGGGCGCAGGTCCCAGGTGTGTTCCCAGCTGCGCAGGTCCCAGGTGCGTTCGCTCTCCTCCCGCGCTGCCTCCCGCGCCCTTGTGGCCGCCGTGGCCGCTGCAGCCCGGCGGGTCAGCACCAGGTACGAGCAGTACCTGGAGAGGAGCTTCCCCAGGTTCTACCTGCTCTACAGCACCTTCAAAGCAGGTGAGTCACAAGTGGGAGGTCTGAAAAAGTGACTACTGGAAGAGGGGTCTAAAAAAGTGGGTCTGAGAGAGGGTAGGGTGTTCCATAAAGGGTCATTCCAAGAGGTGGGTGCTGATGGGGGAGTCCAAACATCTGGGTCCCAAACAGGAGGCCCCAGCAGGTGGCTCTTTGAAGGAGGACACGTTTTGGAATGGGAGAAGTGGTTGCACCACCTTTACCCTGCCTGGAGAGGAATCAGCACCTGAGGGAGCTCTATCCCTGCAGGAATCCAGGCGCTCTTCCTGGAGGTGAAGGAGATCAGGAAGATCAAATCCAAGATGTCCCAGCAGCGACTGAGCACACAGCAGCTCCCGTACCGGGAGATGGAGCGGCTGCGCCAGgtgagctctgtgctctgccagggAGGGGCTGGAAATCCTCTCTGGGTGTTCCCTGCCTGAAAACAGgacctgggagctgcagccagcatgAGGGCCGGGGATTTCTGGGGGTTTTGGGTGGCAGGTGCTGACTGTGTTCCCTCCTGCTGGAGGCAGTTCCGTAGGGATGTGCTCAAGACCATTCCCATCGGGATCATCGCCATCCCCCCCTTTGCCAACTTTCTGGTCATTGTCCTGATGTGAGTACTGGGGTGTCCCCATCCTTGGGGTGCCTGATTCCCAAATTCTGGGCAGTTGGGGTTTCTAGAGGCAGGAGTCTCTCACTGTAAGGACACACAGTGAAGTTCTGAGGAGATGAGGGCTGGATTGGCAATCCCACCCAGAGAAATTatggaattaattaaaataattaaatttggTAAAGTAATAGTGTTATTACTTAATATAGTAAAAAATATTGATACACAATAACAAAATAAGAACTCCTTGGATTTTGCTGTCCATTCCACCCTCCCCCACCCTCAGTTAATGTCCTTACCTGTGACCTCAGCCTAGGGGACGTGGGGAATGCAGATCTGCTGGAGGACAGATCCCCTCCAGATTTGTCTGGATCTGTGGGATGGAAGGGATGGGGGTGAGGATTGACCAGaccaagtgccaggtcctgcccttggctcACCATGACCCCATGGAATGCTCCAGGCCAaggacagagcagcaggaaaggacctGGAGGGGTGGACACGAGCTTAGGTGGGCAAGGAGGCCACAGGCACGTGGCTTGTGTCAGCCACCACGTGGCCACTGGGACAGGGCAGTGTCCATGGCACTGTCCTGGCACGGCTGAGGCCCCAGCCTGAATGctggggtcagttttgggtCCCCAGTGCAGgagagggaggtgctggagcatatctggagctgggaatggaagtggggaaggggctggagcaccaggagaggctgagggatcAGAGGGggctcaggctggaggagagcagTCTCAGGAGGGACCTTCTTGGTGTCCACACCTGCCTGACAGGAAAaggcagccaggtgggggtcaagctctgctcccaggtgacaggaccagaggaaaCAGCCTGGAGGGGAGGTTTAAATTGGATTTTTAGGGAGAATTGCTCATGGAAAAGGCAGTCCTGTGTtggcacaggctgtccagggcagcGGGGAGCCCTCATCCCTGGGAGGATTTCACAGCTGTGTGGATGTGACACTCGGGGACATGGTCAGTGGTgggccttggcagtgctgctgccagtgctgcaccTGGTGACCTcaggcttttccaaccttaatgattcccTGGTTCCTTTGGGAAGGAACATCCTCAGCTCCTGGGTTCAGTTGCGCTGCCCCAGCCCGCGGTTTTCCTTGGGCTCATTCCACAGCCTGGAACACAGCTGCCATGCCATAAATCACcctctcctgccttttcccaggTATTTTTTCCCCCGGCAGCTCCTGATCCGCTACTTCTGGACACctaagcagcagctggagttcCTGGATGCCTACGACTGCATCCGCAGGGACTCGTACCCGGACGTGGTGAGGGGCCTGGCGCTGGCAGCACGCTCCCTGcctgagccccagccccgggagctcctgcagcagctctgtgcccaggtCTGTGCCCCCACCATcatcccccagctctgtgcccccaCCATcatcccccagctctgtgcccaggtCTGTGCCCCCACCATCATCCCCCACCATcatcccccagctctgtgcccagctctgtgcccccaCCATcatcccccagctctgtgcccaggtCTGTGCCCCCACCATCATCCCCCACCATcatcccccagctctgtgcccaggtCTGTGCCCCCACCATCATCCCCCACCATcatcccccagctctgtgcccagctctgtgcccccaCCATcatcccccagctctgtgcccccaCCAGCATcgcccagctctgtgctcccaccatcatccctgggggctgggggtgatgctGTCCCCTGCCAGAGGTGTCACctgtgctcctggggctctTTCAGGTGCAGGGGGGTGCCCAGCCCCACCTGGCCCAGCTCTTGGCTTTGAGGAGTTTGTTCTCTGGGTCTGTGCTGGCGCTCAACAGGCTCCGGGTCGATCATGTGGTGAGTTCAGCTCAGCCCAGGTGCTCACCCACTCAGGTGTGGCCCAAAACCAGTCCAGATGCAGATGAAAAACTGCAGAGATGCCCCGGGCTCATGCCCACACTGTGGCAGCAGGTGAGGGGCACTTgggtgagaccccacctgcagtgctgcctccagctttGGGGCCCCTGACGTTAGAACGGTGTGGAACTTCTGGGAATGAATCcagaggaggatttggggaaggaattcctccctgtgaaggtgggaagGTAGTGGGAGGGatttctccatccctggaagtgttcaaggtcaggttggatggggcttggagccacgTGGGCAGGTAGAAGTGCCTGAATGGGTCCCAGCCCTGTTTTAGGAGGGGTTGGACATGTCACAGGTGCCCTCCTTGTCCTCCACAGAGGGCCCTGAGCCAGGTGCTGTTCCTGACCCCGTACTTACCAGCCTTCCTCCTGCGGCACCGGCTGCGGAGCCACGTCCTGGAGATCCAGCACCTGGACCGTGCCCTGCTGCACCTGGGCCTGGGGCAGCTCTCTGAGGAGGAGCTCCGAGCGGTGAGGACACCTCAGCACACCTGTCCTGGGCTTGTGGCACCTCAGGTGTCACCAGCATGGCCTTGGGCCACAAGGTTGCTCTCTCCTGGGAAAGTGTTTCCCACTTTGGGATcgcacctgggatggggaacaGTTCCTCATTTCTCCTCCTTGAGTGGGATCCTGGTGTGATGCTGCAGTTCTGTGTGTCCATCCCTgactgtgtctgtctgtctgtctgtgtctgtgacTCCCCAGGCCTGTTACCTACGTGGGCTGAACTCCACTCACCTGGGCCAGGCCAAGTGCCGAGCGTGGCTGGAGCAGTGGCTCAGACTCTCCTGTGAGCTCCAAGGTACCTCTGGGAGGGGCACCACAGCCAAAAGTCTTCTCTGGGCACAGGGAGTGTCAGtcttggggaattttggggtgacTTTATCCCCATCTAGGCTCACCCCGCACACCTGtgcacagcctgtgcccaggtgtccctgtcccacagacCCCTGGTGGCAGATTGCAGCcctgaggaaaggaaaacaggagcagGGTGGAAAATATGGGACCAGGAGCCCAATGTTCCCCCCACACTcatcccagtgttcccagtccGCCAAGTTCCTATCTCAGTGCTGCCCAGTCTACCCAGAGCCCTTCCCGTTCCCACCACAGCACCcccagtggccattcccatTCCAGTCCCAGCTCACCCAGTGCCTGTCCCAATCTCTTACCCTGCTCCTGTGCTCTTGCAGTTTCTGAAGCCTCGCTGCTGGCCCACAGCATGGTCCTGCTGTCCCTCAACTACAGCAGGCCCCCAGAGTGACCCCACGTGTCCCTGATGGAGCCCTGGTGGATCAGGGGGTGGCAGCTGTGTGTCCCTGACCTCAGCCTCATGCCCTGACCCAGTGATTCCCATCCTGGTGCTGCCAAAATCCCAGCTGAGTTGGTGCTGGCTGTTCCCTTCTTGGAGCCCTCGGAGTGCTTGGGGTGAGGCcgagcagagccaggagaggTGGCTTCATTGTTGCAGTAATTAACTGCATCTCGTTAATTATGGGAGAGAGCGTGCggctccctgccctggggatgttcctgTGGGATCTGGTGGATGCCTCCCACGGGGTTTAGTGGCTGTGACTCCTTGCTGgaggctttttttctgttttctctactGCACAGTCTTAAATGTTACACTATACCCTCAGGGGTTGAGAAGCAGCCCTCGAGTTCCTCCCAGAGCCTCCCGGATCCCTGGAGGACCTTCCTGAGAGCCTTGGGGGGttctggggtttgggggagcaGGTGGATGGGGGAGGGGGCTGGACTGGGGCTGCCACTGCTCACTCCAGGGTCGGAAATGGGGGGTCCCATCACTGCACTCCCCAAATTCAACCTCGTTGGAGCCCCTTAGACCTTTTCCCCCCTGCATTTCTCACTTCAGGGACTTTGGATgttaaccccccccccccgccccacccTGCACAAGGGATTCCTGCTGGCAAAGTGAATTTACCCCAGATTTGGGTGGTTTGTTAAAGTCCAAAGGAGTTGGTGGCTCTGGTGTCTTTGGGGGGGACAGAgggcatggggacacctggaaaGTTTCCCTTTTGGTGCCTAGTTGGGGTATAAAGGGGTAGGAACTGTTCCCCTTCCTCACCACTTCCTGCTGGTTTTTGTGGATTTCAGAGCCCCCCCCTTGAGGAATTCAGGCCACAACTCGCATCCAGTTTaaccatttgttttctttttccacttacATATTCCCCTTAAATACAGCATTATTCAGGAAAAAGAGTGGGcaacagccagaaaaaaaaaatattgaaaagaagctttgggaaaataaaaatccagtgGGAGCTTGGAGGAATTTATGGGGACATCTGGATTTTGGGGGTCAGGGGGACTCAAGCACCAGCATCAACCAGGATCTGGTGTTAATGTGGATTAagtcaaataaaaattatattaaaatgtaaaGATGCCACAGTACCATTGAAATCTGGgtaaaagcagaataaattcTGGTAGTTCTTGTCTTTTGGGGAAGCACCATGCAGCCCCACACTGGGGCATCCATCTGGGTTCAGGTCTGGAGTCACCCCCTCCAGGACACGGGGATGGGGGGAGCAGGAGATCCCTGGGActgaaaaatatgggaaaaggaTTGTGACCCTCAGCCCCGTGTCACTTGACAGTTCCATGTCACCCCTAAGCCCTGTGTCACACCTCAGGCCCAGGTCACCTCCCTGTTCCATGTCACCTCCGAGTCCTGTGTCACCTCAGCCGCTGTCACCCCCCCGCCCCCAGCCGATGTCACCACATCCTGGGGCCCTGCCAGCTGTGGGGTTGGGGGAGGGTGTGCCGTTCTTGTTCGTGCCGGTGGCAGGATCCGGCCGTGCTGTCCCCGCGATGCTGCCGGGGTGGCCGTGGCCCCGGGCCGGCCCCACCGTGTCCGTGCGGGCTCTGTTCAGTTACCGCTACCGGGCACAGGACGGGCGGGACGTGGCCATGGCCGCGGGCgagcggctgctgctgctccgcAGGGCCACCCCGGACTGGTGGCAGGTGAGGCGACCCGGGGACCCCCCCTGGGCGCGCCCCTTCTTTGTCCCCGCCGCGTACGTAGCCGAGGAAGAGCCCGGGAACAGCGGGATCCAGAGCCCGGGGGCAGCCACGGGTGAGTGGGGAGGGGGGCACGGGCTGGGGAatgggggctggcaggggaacgggaatggggaggtcagggaatggggacacggggctggTAGGGAATGGGGTTAGGGGGCACATGGAAAACGGAGCTGCGGGGCTGAGAGGGCATTGGGAGTTCGGGGCGGGGTCACATTGGGGCTGGGGGCACCTTTGGGGCCACAGGGCTCGGAGGGGTCCGTGTGGGACACGAAAGACTGGAGTGTCACGggctggggagcacagggacaccaggGGTACTCAGGGttggggacactctggggacaCTGGAGCTGcggtctggggtttttttttttgggggccTGGGGGTGCCCCGGTGCTGCTCACGGGAGGTCCCGTGTGTCCCCCCAGGTCCCCCCCGTGCCGGTGGCCTCAGCACCAGAGAGCTGCCGGACACGGCCCCCTCTTCACCCCCGCGGTGCCAGTCCCAGGAGGACACTGGGGtgagtggggacacccctcgGACACCCCGTGctccccccagaccccccccccctcggACCCCCCCCGCGCTTGTGCCGGGGTTCGCTTGCCCCgtagcccccccccccccgcccttggCACCCCCCATTCCCtcacccccgtgtcccctcctgcACCCCCATTCTCCAGTGGCATCCCTGCACCCTCCAACCCCCCCACCTTAAACCTcattgcccccccccccccccgccgtTTCCCGCTGGCCGGAGCAGCGGAGGaagtgggggtggggggagggatTGGGGGGGCCGAGCTGCGCGGCAGCGCGGGGGGAAGGGGTCAGGAGGGGCCTGGGGGGGCAGGGGGCGTTAGGGGACACGGGGTGGGGGGCAGCggtggggctgcagggacagcggGCGCTGCCCATGTGCCCCATCCAGTTCAGTCCTGccctccccaggtgtcccctccgGGACCCGCCAAGGAGCGGAGACAGCGAGAGACCCCCCCAGTGCCGACAGGGCCCCCCCTGCAGGTTTTGGGGTCCTGGGAGCGGCACCGGGACCCCGAGAGCGGCCGCTGCTTCTTCTACAGCCCCGAGAGCGGCATCAGTTCTTGGAAGCCCCCCCGGCGGCACCGGGCGGGTACGGGGCGGGGGGACCCCGAAACCAGGTGGGCACGGGAGCATTGGGTACCGGGAGGGTGGGCACGGGGTTCAGGGGAACCGGGGCTCGGCCAGGCTGCCCCCAGTGAGGTCTGAACCCCCAGCGAGGTCTGTACCCCCCCAAACaggggggtttttggggtctgtgccaggctggaggatggggtgctgccagtgcccaggggggctctgctggggtgGGGGTCGGGCACCCCAACCTGCCCCCCTGCCATACAGGGTTCGGGGGTGCCCCTCACCTGCACCCCCAGACCCCACCCTCCTGTCTCCCTTGCCTGAActgttgcctggaaaggctgacctggaacagagaccagacagagcaaaaggaataaaatcgggatttattgaaaggatccaccttgggcagtgccagagcccggccagggctacacccaaatcaaacccaagatggatcctggtcacgaattttacacttttataagttttggttcagcTTGGGGTCAGTTatccagccacagccccaggctttgaagtctcagccccctggcttgcccCCTTCCCTTAGCCATTGTTTATGATTTTTGGGTACCAGCTGTCCTTGGTTCACCAGttataaaggaattttttgtaTAACTACCCTGTGAAGGGAACTTACACCTAATACGAACATttagagttacacactaagcagcagagattgtgaaaaacatgaaagctaaaacccaaggcataATTTCCCCCCTTTAGAGGCTTAACAAGGCCTCTACCTTGTCAAGTCTCTATTCCAAACATCTACTAATAATagatatttaataatatatCTAACAATAGTAAGTAACAACAGATAATAGTAAATAAATATCTAGCAATGGGTAAGTATTTAACAGTAATTAAccaacaataacaataataaaagcaTCACCTCCTTGCCCCCCCTgttccccagtgtcccctgtcctgtccccaacTCCTCGATCCTCCCAATTTCTCCACCCCtgcccccccgcccccccggTATTTTCTGTCTCCATCCTTCGGGAGGGTGACCTGGGGGTGGAGAGGGGCACGGGGGGGGTAATGGggagagtttggggtttttgggggggtctcccacgctgtccctgctcccagcaagTGACCCATGGCCGAACCCTTCCCCTCCACCTGTGAGTGGAGATGTGAGGCAGTCGGGGTGGGCACAGGGGGGTGGGCGCTGACCCTGACCCCTCCCGTGGGTGCGAGGTCACCCAGGAGGCTcaggtggggggagggggcggggaTGGGGTCGGTGTGGGTGTGCTCCGGGCTGGGGTCCCCGGGGAGGGGCTCTCATGCAGGAGCTGTGCCGGGCTGGGGTCCCCGGGGCTTTTCTGGGGTCTGTGGTTGGGgtctgtgccaggctgggggatggggtgctgccagtgcccaggggggctctgctggggtgggggctggCCTGCCCCCCCCCCGCCCTACAGGTTTTGGGAGTCCCCCTCACATGCACCCCTAGGAAGTGCTGGGGGGCTCCTGGGTGGTGCTGGGTGGGAGCAGCCTCAGTGCCCgggcagcaggacagcagcgTGGGGagtggggggcacagggggggaCTCTGAGGCACTGGGGGGGCATGggggcagcagtgggagagcGCTGGGAGGGGGTTTAGGGGGACTGTGGAGGAGTTTGGGGCGCTGTGGAGGTTGGGGGGGGACAGACACCCCTGACACCTGGTGCCCCAcagtgcctgggctgcagctccccaAGAGCACAGTGCGTTTGTGGGGCCTTTGCTGGCCTGGACCCCCGACCCCCTGGAGCTGAAAGTTCTTGCAGGTGAGTGAACTGGGACcccaggatggggctgggggctccaaCCAGGGGCTGGGGGTTTCTCCAGGACAGCCCAGGGTGCCCCTGCATATGCAGGAtccccaaaactgaacagaaaTTGCTCTTTGTGTCCTTCCCTGGGGCTCAGCACAGATCCCCTTGGTTTAGGGgcacccccagagcccctcatTGCCCAGAAACTGCTCCCAGTGGCCTTCCTTGCCCTGTCACTCCCCTCCATCTCCCCTTGCACCCCACCAGTCCCATTTGCCCCCCActtctccccatcccagtatccctgtcctggggtgacCCTGGCCGGGTGCTGAGCACCCACGAGAGCCCCTGGACAGAGGAGTGAGAGCTGAACAAAGGGTTCATGAGCTGAGATAAGGACCAAGAGAGATGGCTCACTATGCAAGATCAAGCataagaaaataatgtaaataatataatatttatataatataataaaaatattaa is from Cinclus cinclus chromosome 30, bCinCin1.1, whole genome shotgun sequence and encodes:
- the LETMD1 gene encoding LETM1 domain-containing protein 1 — translated: MALSRAAARGGLWRLSPAALSPPRGRMEPQLLLGLSRWGRRSQVCSQLRRSQVRSLSSRAASRALVAAVAAAARRVSTRYEQYLERSFPRFYLLYSTFKAGIQALFLEVKEIRKIKSKMSQQRLSTQQLPYREMERLRQFRRDVLKTIPIGIIAIPPFANFLVIVLMYFFPRQLLIRYFWTPKQQLEFLDAYDCIRRDSYPDVVRGLALAARSLPEPQPRELLQQLCAQVQGGAQPHLAQLLALRSLFSGSVLALNRLRVDHVRALSQVLFLTPYLPAFLLRHRLRSHVLEIQHLDRALLHLGLGQLSEEELRAACYLRGLNSTHLGQAKCRAWLEQWLRLSCELQVSEASLLAHSMVLLSLNYSRPPE
- the LOC134054947 gene encoding rho GTPase-activating protein 9-like, which encodes MSPLSPVSHLRPRSPPCSMSPPSPVSPQPLSPPRPQPMSPHPGALPAVGLGEGVPFLFVPVAGSGRAVPAMLPGWPWPRAGPTVSVRALFSYRYRAQDGRDVAMAAGERLLLLRRATPDWWQVRRPGDPPWARPFFVPAAYVAEEEPGNSGIQSPGAATGPPRAGGLSTRELPDTAPSSPPRCQSQEDTGVSPPGPAKERRQRETPPVPTGPPLQVLGSWERHRDPESGRCFFYSPESGISSWKPPRRHRAGTGRGDPETSAWAAAPQEHSAFVGPLLAWTPDPLELKVLAEPN